The following proteins are co-located in the Apium graveolens cultivar Ventura chromosome 5, ASM990537v1, whole genome shotgun sequence genome:
- the LOC141724206 gene encoding phosphatidylglycerophosphate phosphatase PTPMT2-like, producing MFIVELNEGGGKEESVEKHVSRGDQSVVVFITKRVLVGAGARALFYPTLLYNLVRNKIQSEFRWWDRVDEFILLGAVPFPCDVQRLKELGVHGVVTLNEPYETLVSTSLYHAHDINHLVIPTRDYLFAPCYGDIRQAVDFIHDNASCGKTTYVHCKAGRGRSTTVVLCYLVEHKLMTPNVAYEYVRSIRPRVRLASSQWQAVQDYYQCSTERHICTKSSPDTKLICSEKTNSEAFDDSRMVLVSESDIEGYEMSLNSDVACNMLTELSVACRFQLTSQAAIDRLSCIWPRVHCHKFWRKKLESSVRNDRPSSIRFDLQVC from the exons ATGTTTATTGTGGAATTGAATGAGGGGGGAGGGAAGGAGGAAAGTGTTGAGAAGCATGTATCTCGCGGTGATCAGTCTGTTGTTGTTTTCATTACCAAGAGGGTTTTGGTAGGGGCGGGAGCTCGTGCTCTATTTTATCCGACTTTGCTGTATAATCTTGTGAGGAACAAGATTCAGTCCGAGTTCCGTTGGTGGGATAGAGTTGATGAG TTTATATTGTTAGGTGCCGTGCCATTTCCGTGTGATGTTCAACGCCTGAAGGAACTTGGTGTACATGGTGTAGTTACACTTAATGAACCATATGAAACCCTCGTTTCAACATCTCTATATCAT GCTCATGATATTAATCATTTGGTGATTCCTACAAGAGATTATCTTTTTGCTCCATGCTATGGTGATATACGCCAAGCTGTAGATTTCATCCATG ATAATGCGTCCTGTGGTAAAACTACATATGTTCACTGTAAGGCTGGTCGTGGCCGGAGTACAACTGTTGTCCTATGTTACCTG GTGGAACACAAGCTGATGACTCCGAATGTTGCTTACGAGTATGTGAGATCTATTAGGCCGAGGGTACGTTTGGCCTCATCTCAGTGGCAG GCTGTTCAGGATTATTATCAATGCTCGACGGAAAGACATATTTGCACTAAAAGTTCGCCAGATACTAAATTAATTTGCTCGGAAAAAACTAACTCTGAAGCATTTGATGATAGCCGTATGGTGTTGGTATCAGAATCAGACATTGAAGGATATGAAATGAGCCTCAATTCAGATGTAGCATGCAATATGTTGACTGAGCTGAGTGTGGCATGTAGGTTTCAACTTACCAGCCAGGCAGCCATAGACAGGCTTTCATGTATTTGGCCTCGGGTTCATTGCCATAAATTTTGGAGGAAGAAGCTTGAAAGCTCTGTCAGAAATGATCGGCCAAGCAGTATCAGATTCGATTTGCAAGTTTGCTGA